In Stieleria varia, one genomic interval encodes:
- a CDS encoding alpha/beta fold hydrolase gives MTMIPTRDGHALYVKDWGAGRPVVLIHGWPLSADSWDHHAKQIADAGYRAIAYDRRGFGRSDQPFGDYDYDSLSDDLSDVLTAMNVEDATLVGFSMGGGEVVRFMSRHAGRHVKQCALISSVVPYMAKADDNPHGVEPSVFANMRQAMLEDRPKFFADFFRDFYGVGLMTHPVSDEYLQWTRSVAMQASLQATLQCANAFATTDFRLDLPAVTVPTLIVHGTADATVPIDASARPAAAALSAVELKEYEGAPHGLFATHRDQLTRDLLAFLGG, from the coding sequence ACGATGATTCCCACGCGAGACGGACACGCACTCTATGTAAAAGATTGGGGGGCTGGACGACCGGTTGTCTTGATTCATGGCTGGCCGCTTTCCGCTGACAGTTGGGACCATCATGCCAAACAGATTGCCGATGCCGGCTATCGCGCTATCGCCTACGACCGACGCGGATTCGGGCGATCTGATCAGCCGTTTGGTGATTACGACTATGACTCGCTATCAGACGATCTGAGTGACGTGTTGACTGCGATGAACGTAGAAGACGCGACGTTGGTCGGATTCTCCATGGGAGGTGGGGAAGTCGTTCGGTTCATGTCCAGACATGCTGGTCGGCATGTGAAGCAGTGCGCCCTGATCTCCTCAGTTGTGCCGTACATGGCAAAGGCGGATGACAATCCCCATGGAGTGGAACCTTCTGTGTTTGCGAACATGCGGCAAGCCATGCTTGAGGACCGACCGAAGTTCTTTGCCGACTTCTTTCGCGATTTTTACGGTGTGGGATTGATGACGCATCCGGTCAGCGATGAGTATCTGCAATGGACCAGGAGTGTTGCGATGCAAGCGAGTTTGCAAGCGACACTCCAGTGCGCCAATGCGTTTGCAACGACTGACTTTCGTCTCGATTTGCCGGCTGTCACTGTGCCGACATTGATCGTCCACGGAACAGCGGACGCGACGGTGCCGATTGACGCCAGTGCTCGGCCCGCAGCAGCGGCGCTTTCGGCCGTGGAGTTGAAGGAGTACGAGGGGGCACCGCACGGACTGTTTGCAACCCACCGAGATCAACTCACCCGAGATTTGCTGGCTTTTCTCGGCGGCTGA